Proteins encoded together in one Mastacembelus armatus chromosome 15, fMasArm1.2, whole genome shotgun sequence window:
- the LOC113131975 gene encoding LOW QUALITY PROTEIN: uncharacterized protein LOC113131975 (The sequence of the model RefSeq protein was modified relative to this genomic sequence to represent the inferred CDS: inserted 1 base in 1 codon) encodes MTKTLLLAMDWAPTHLPDVWFSPSHNAYKINREAKDQVLLEHQTITRHHGREKSDHEFFPQMLQELPVSLWSTGPTDVGFCHELEPISFSVKDTFPIWQPQYPHKPVAEEGIAETIDGLKRVGVLEPSTAAWNTPILPVEKQGTGKFRMAHDLRRINALVTTPTVPVPNPYTALASLSPEYQWFSCIDLANTFFCLPLAEECRDIFSFTFRGERLRYTRLPQDFLLSPGLFNHALHQLMEGLQLPPNVVLVQYVDDLLLAAATPEDCLEGTRRVLLKLHDIGFKVSKSKLQLCRRQVSFLGRLISASGSGLSPSXRTSILHHPKPMTVKQMLSFLGLTGFSRHFIPAYSEHTAPLRAMIQQAGPKNLTAPLDWNESAERSFIDLKGALSRAADLAIPDYSQPFFLDVSEAEHTVNGVLFQKQRGSRKVLMYISILLDNMEKRHPPCTRHAAGVAKVIQKTAHIVMGHALTVLTTHSVVSFVNSAAFTMTSLRQSRIAKILVSPHITYTHEGINMAEQMMEGEPHQCEERIIREIKIRPDLSSMELEGEAETVFTDGCCYRHPTEGLKAGYAVIRETEEGFEILKAERLRERPSAQLAELKAVIEVLKWGKGKRINIYTDSAYVVGAAQTELKQWVRTGFQTASQQPIKHEEEMRELAEVLMGPQAVAIIKCKGHDRATTRVAWGNQRADEEAKRVVGYQAHMMVLTSGRGVTDILPPLTSALIEEAQQEASPLEKSVWKHRGATENGGLWRAPDGRLVLPPKLKDSVLAEAHGLTHLGHKQMDRYLSHWWHPFLPDMTQQYVQACDICRGHNVKPTVRPQEGTFPINTGPGDEVIIDFTDMGERVEGKRYLLVLVDAYTGWPEAWPAKSEDSKTVIKCLTNHYIPQHGFPRKVRSDNGTHFKNEDLKRVEAMLGLKHAFGTVYHPQSQRKVERMNQTLKTKLAKICAQTKLNWIQALPIALLGIRGAVNRVTGFTPYELLTGRQLPGPGAGLMFEEPPRRGYRPYYDQLKALVSAFSTQITEAAKGTGDAGAGPHTAEWVLLKVIKRKWSEPRWTGPFRVVERTSHAVRLQGKGDVWYHWSMCTPAEEPGKQLSDIKEALGAEANTEGDSKS; translated from the exons ATGACTAAAACCCTGCTGTTGGCCATGGACTGGGCTCCCACCCATTTGCCGGACGTGTGGTTCTCTCCATCTCACAACGCTTACAAAATTAATCGGGAAGCTAAAGATCAGGTCTTATTGGAACATCAAACCATCACTCGCCATCATGGCAGGGAAAAATCTGATCATGAATTCTTTCCCCAGATGTTACAGGAACTGCCTGTTTCATTATGGTCGACGGGTCCCACGGACGTGGGTTTCTGTCATGAGTTGGAGCCTATCTCCTTCTCagttaaagacacatttcccatcTGGCAACCTCAGTATCCTCATAAACCAGTTGCTGAAGAAGGTATAGCTGAAACGATTGACGGGTTAAAGCGTGTTGGAGTATTGGAGCCTTCCACTGCGGCCTGGAACACCCCAATACTCCCGGTAGAAAAACAGGGGACAGGTAAGTTTCGGATGGCACATGATTTGCGGAGAATTAATGCATTAGTGACGACACCAACTGTCCCCGTTCCAAATCCTTATACTGCCTTGGCATCACTATCCCCCGAGTATCAGTGGTTTTCTTGTATTGACTTGGCAAATACCTTTTTCTGTTTGCCATTGGCAGAAGAATGTcgtgacattttttcatttacgTTCCGAGGCGAACGGCTGCGATACACCAGACTCCCACAGGATTTTCTCTTGTCACCTGGGCTTTTCAATCATGCGTTGCATCAGCTCATGGAAGGTCTGCAGCTTCCACCTAACGTTGTTTTGGTTCAATATGTTGATGATTTGCTTTTGGCCGCTGCCACTCCTGAGGACTGCCTGGAAGGTACGCGTCGCGTGCTGCTTAAGCTCCATGACATTGgctttaaagtcagtaaatctaAGTTGCAGCTGTGCCGCCGACAGGTTTCTTTTTTAGGCCGTTTGATATCTGCGTCTGGCTCAGGGCTGTCCCCCA ATCGAACTTCCATTCTTCATCATCCCAAGCCCATGACAGTTAAACAGATGTTATCCTTTCTGGGCCTTACGGGGTTCAGTCGTCATTTTATCCCGGCATACAGTGAGCATACGGCTCCTTTGCGTGCTATGATCCAGCAAGCGGGACCTAAAAATTTAACAGCACCCCTTGATTGGAATGAATCTGCCGAACGCTCCTTTATTGACCTCAAAGGAGCTTTGTCACGTGCTGCTGATTTGGCTATTCCAGACTACTCTCAGCCGTTCTTTCTGgatgtttctgaagctgaaCACACGGTAAACGGTGTTCTGTTCCAGAAACAAAGGGGGAGTAGAAAAGTACTTATGTACATCAGTATTCTGCTCGATAACATGGAAAAACGACATCCACCATGTACCAGGCATGCGGCAGGAGTGGCAAAGGTCAtccagaaaactgcacacatcGTAATGGGACATGCGCTTACCGTTTTAACGACGCACAGTGTGGTCTCATTTGTTAATTCGGCTGCCTTCACCATGACGTCTTTGAGACAGAGTAGGATAGCGAAAATCTTAGTCAGTCCACACATCACCTACACACATGAGGGCATCAACATGGCAGAACAGATGATGGAGGGTGAGCCCCACCAGTGTGAGGAAAGAATAATCAGGGAGATCAAAATCAGGCCAGATCTTAGCAGTATGGAGTTAGAAGGAGAAGCGGAGACAGTTTTTACAGATGGATGCTGTTACAGGCATCCCACTGAGGGACTGAAGGCAGGATATGCAGTTATCAGGGAGACAGAAGAGGGATTTGAGATTCTTAAGGCAGAAAGGCTTAGGGAAAGACCATCGGCCCAGCTAGCTGAACTGAAAGCAGTGATCGAAGTACTCAAatggggaaaagggaaaaggattaacatctacacagactcagccTATGTGGTAGGAGCAGCCCAGACAGAACTAAAGCAGTGGGTCCGAACAGGATTTCAGACAGCTTCCCAACAGCCTATCAAACatgaggaagaaatgagagaaTTGGCGGAAGTACTGATGGGACCACAAGCGGTGGCCATCATCAAATGTAAGGGACATGACAGGGCCACAACCAGAGTAGCGTGGGGGAATCAGAGGGCAGATGAGGAGGCTAAGAGAGTGGTAGGTTATCAAGCACACATGATGGTTCTCACTTCAGGGAGGGGGGTAACGGACATTCTGCCCCCGCTGACCAGCGCCCTGATTGAAGAAGCACAACAGGAAGCCTCCCCGTTGGAAAAATCAGTATGGAAGCACAGAGGAGCAACAGAAAATGGAGGACTATGGAGAGCACCGGATGGAAGACTGGTTTTGCCACCAAAACTAAAAGACAGTGTTTTGGCTGAAGCACATGGATTGACACACTTGGGACATAAGCAAATGGATCGATATCTTTCACATTGGTGGCATCCGTTTCTTCCAGACATGACTCAGCAGTACGTCCAGGCTTGTGACATCTGCCGAGGACATAATGTAAAGCCTACAGTAAGACCACAGGAAGGCACTTTTCCCATTAATACAGGACCAGGAGACGAGGtaattattgatttcacagatatgggagaACGAGTGGAAGGTAAGAGATATTTGTTGGTCCTGGTGGATGCCTACACAGGTTGGCCAGAGGCATGGCCGGCAAAGAGTGAAGACAGCAAAACTGTTATCAAATGTTTGACTAACCATTACATTCCACAGCATGGGTTTCCTAGGAAGGTCAGGTCTGACAATGGAACTCACTTTAAAAATGAGGACCTGAAAAGGGTTGAAGCAATGCTAGGCTTAAAGCATGCATTTGGcacggtgtatcatccacaatCGCAGAGAAAAGTGGAGCGCATGAACCAAACTCTGAAAactaaattggctaaaatctgtgcacagacaaaaCTTAATTGGATACAAGCGCTCCCTATAGCCCTACTAGGCATAAGGGGGGCTGTAAATCGGGTTACAGGGTTCACTCCCTATGAATTGTTGACAGGGCGCCAGCTCCCGGGACCAGGAGCTGGACTAATGTTTGAGGAGCCTCCTAGGAGAGGCTATAGGCCGTATTATGATCAACTAAAGGCTCTTGTCTCAGCTTTCTCCACACAGatcacagaagcagcaaagGGAACAGGAGACGCAGGAGCAGGGCCTCATACGGCCGAGTGGGTGTTGCTGAAGGTCATCAAACGCAAGTGGTCGGAACCGCGCTGGACGGGACCGTTCAGAGTGGTGGAGAGGACATCTCATGCAGTGAGACTGCAAGGGAAAGGTGATGTATGGTATCACTGGAGTATGTGCACACCAGCAGAGGAGCCAGGTAAACAATTAAGTGACATCAAAGAGGCTCTTGGtgctgaggcaaacacagaagGGGACTCAAAATCATAG